In Miscanthus floridulus cultivar M001 chromosome 8, ASM1932011v1, whole genome shotgun sequence, the sequence GTATGTTAAAATGACTTACAATTCGAAACAGAGCCCTTCAATTCATAACATGGAACTCAATATATTGCTGCATAGATTTTGGTGATTCAACTAAACTAAAGAACTGTGTGCTGCAAAACGAGCTCTTAGTACTCGTGTAGTGTATAAAGAACGAACATGGATCGACTTCGACAGGCCAAGGAAACAACCTAATACATGGAGACTGAACTGATTTAAAAAACTCAACACACGGCGCGGCTAtcaaaaagtcatcaacaacctATACGAGTAGTAATTAGCAATGGGACGGAAGAGATGAGAAGAGACGTGCAGAGCGAGGGGTGAGCACGAAGGATGCGCATGGCAAGCAAGCATATGGTGGTCGCTGGagacacgcacgcacgcacggcgAGGCACGGTGACGATTCACTCATGGCCAGGTGGTGAACTCGAAGACCTTGCCGACGATCTCGAGTCCGGTGGGGATCTGCCAGACGAAGAGCAGCACGTTGACGGCGTTGAGCGCGATGTGGAGGCTGCGTGCGGTCTCGTCCCCCTTCTGCATCGCCGGGACgagcgcggccgcggccgcccacAGGACGGTGATGGCAGCGCCCGCGAAGAGGTGCGGGCCCGGGAACAGCTTGCCGGTGCGGAACCAGGTGTTGAGCGCGCCGCCGACGGACTCGAGCACGCCGAGGCCGAGCAGGATGGACCCCGCGTTGAAATGCCGGTCCCGGAACGACCCCTTGATCAGCGCCTTCCGCTCCTCGGTGAGCTCCTCGATCTTGATCTCCACCGGCGATTTGGGAGCGGGAGGCGGGGAGGAGTCCGCGCCGGCTCCGACCGCGGCGGGAGTGGCGGCGGGCTTGAGCTGCTTCTTGAGCTCGTTGACCTCGTCCTGGATGGTTCGCACCC encodes:
- the LOC136470849 gene encoding uncharacterized protein, which translates into the protein MAAPLTAVRARLLPVTCTASGTGGPPPTSKNSNRPHLLPAPTTVTAPPLLRLEAVAPASVAAAVTALLALPPDEALAVGGEFGILEGRSFALLHPLVMGGLFAYTLWAGYLGWQWRRVRTIQDEVNELKKQLKPAATPAAVGAGADSSPPPAPKSPVEIKIEELTEERKALIKGSFRDRHFNAGSILLGLGVLESVGGALNTWFRTGKLFPGPHLFAGAAITVLWAAAAALVPAMQKGDETARSLHIALNAVNVLLFVWQIPTGLEIVGKVFEFTTWP